One stretch of Danio rerio strain Tuebingen ecotype United States chromosome 6, GRCz12tu, whole genome shotgun sequence DNA includes these proteins:
- the krt4 gene encoding keratin, type II cytoskeletal 4 — protein MSTRSITYSSGGSIRKGYTSQSAYAVPAGSTRMSSVTSVRRSGVGASPGFGAGGSYSFSSSSMGGGYGSGLGGGLGGGMGFVAAPITAVTVNQSLLAPLNLEIDPTIQAVRTQEKEQIKTLNNRFASFIDKVRFLEQQNKMLETKWSLLQEQTTTRSNIDAMFEAYISNLRRQLDGLGNEKMKLEGELKNMQGLVEDFKNKYEDEINKRASVENEFVLLKKDVDAAYMNKVELEAKVDALQDEINFLRAVYEAELRELQSQIKDTSVVVEMDNSRNLDMDSIVAEVRAQYEDIANRSRAEAESWYKQKFEEMQSTAGQYGDDLRSTKAEIAELNRMIARLQNEIDAVKAQRANLEAQIAEAEERGELAVKDAKLRIRELEEALQRAKQDMARQVREYQELMNVKLALDIEIATYRKLLEGEESRLSSGGAQATIHVQQTSGGVSSGYGGSGSGFGYSGGFSSGGSGYGSGSGFGSGSGYGGGSISKTSVTTVSSKRY, from the exons ATGTCAACCAGGTCTATCACCTACTCCAGCGGTGGCTCCATCAGGAAGGGCTACACCAGCCAGTCAGCCTATGCAGTACCTGCCGGCTCTACCAGGATGAGCTCAGTGACCAGTGTCAGGAGATCTGGTGTGGGTGCCAGCCCAGGCTTCGGTGCCGGTGGCAGCTACAgcttcagcagcagcagcatgggTGGAGGCTATGGAAGTGGTCTTGGTGGAGGTCTTGGTGGAGGCATGGGCTTCGTTGCGGCTCCTATCACAGCTGTAACTGTCAACCAGAGCCTGTTGGCCCCCCTCAACCTGGAAATTGACCCCACAATTCAGGCTGTCCGCACTCAGGAGAAAGAGCAAATTAAGACCCTCAACAACCGCTTCGCTTCCTTCATCGACAAA GTGCGCTTCCTGGAACAGCAGAACAAGATGCTGGAGACCAAATGGAGTCTTCTCCAAGAACAGACAACCACACGTTCCAACATCGATGCCATGTTTGAGGCATACATCTCTAACCTGCGCAGACAGCTCGATGGACTGGGAAATGAGAAGATGAAGCTGGAGGGAGAGCTGAAGAACATGCAAGGCCTGGTTGAGGACTTCAAGAACAA GTACGAGGATGAGATCAACAAGCGTGCTTCCGTAGAGAATGAGTTTGTCCTTCTCAAGAAG GATGTTGATGCAGCCTACATGAACAAGGTTGAGCTTGAAGCCAAGGTTGATGCTCTTCAGGATGAGATCAACTTCCTCAGGGCAGTCTATGAGGCT GAACTCCGGGAGCTCCAGTCTCAGATCAAGGACACATCAGTTGTTGTAGAAATGGACAACAGCAGAAACCTGGATATGGACTCCATCGTGGCTGAAGTTCGTGCTCAGTATGAAGACATCGCCAACCGCAGCCGTGCCGAGGCAGAGAGCTGGTACAAACAGAAG TTTGAGGAGATGCAGAGCACCGCTGGTCAGTATGGTGATGACCTCCGCTCAACAAAGGCTGAGATTGCTGAACTCAACCGCATGATCGCCCGCCTGCAGAACGAGATCGATGCTGTCAAGGCACAG CGTGCCAACTTGGAGGCTCAGATTGCTGAGGCTGAGGAGCGTGGAGAGCTGGCAGTGAAGGATGCCAAGCTCCGCATCAGGGAGCTGGAGGAAGCTCTCCAGAGGGCCAAGCAAGACATGGCCCGCCAGGTCCGCGAGTACCAGGAGCTCATGAACGTCAAATTGGCTCTGGACATTGAGATCGCCACCTACAGGAAACTGTTGGAAGGAGAGGAGAGCAG ACTGTCCAGCGGTGGAGCTCAAGCTACCATTCATGTTCAGCAGACCTCCGGAGGTGTTTCCTCTG GTTATGGTGGTAGCGGCTCTGGTTTCGGCTACAGCGGTGGCTTCAGCAGTGGTGGGTCAGGATACGGTAGTGGATCAGGATTCGGTTCTGGATCAGGGTATGGTGGAGGCTCCATCAGCAAAACCAGTGTCACCACCGTCAGCAGTAAACGCTATTAA